The following nucleotide sequence is from Streptomyces brevispora.
AGGACCCCGTGACCGGTCGGTACATGAGGAGTTCGCCCAGGGCCCGCATGATGAAGAAGATCACCACACCCGCTGTGGCGTAGGCCAGGACGAGGCTGGGCCCGGCCTTGGCTATGGCCTTTCCGGCGCCGAGGAAGAGGCCGGTGCCGATGGCCCCGCCGATCGCGATCATCTGGATCTGGCGTGCTCCGAGGGCGCGCTGGTAGCCCTCGCCCGAGGTGGTGTCCGCGGCGGTGGCCTGCGGTTCTTCCTGTCCCTTGTCGACCTTCGGCGATGTCATGCGGTGCGCCTTTCTCCACGCCGGTCCGTGCCGTGCGGCTGCGGATCGGGTCCTGGCCCTCCGGATATGGCTGGAGTGCCGCCGGTGGTTGCCGGCCGGTAGCGCCCTCGGGGACAGGGATGGCGTCCTCCGGGCGGCCGTGAGGGTTCCTCACGGCCACAACGGCGAACCATCGAAAACATATGGCGCATACCACAGGAGAATGCGGGCACCGGTGTCCGGTCAACACAAAGAAGGCCGTTCAGGTGACGTGCTCGTCCTTGGGATCCGAGCGTCTTTCGAACGGCCTTCGGGTGAATGCGGAACGATCCGGCCCCTGTGTCGTATTACGGCAGTCGCGTTACGGCATAAGGGTCTCGATGAGCGTTTCCTGGAGTCCGCCCAGCCAGAGGTAGGCCATGACCATGGGCTTGCGCGGGTCGCTGTCGGGCAGCCGGTAGAGCGAGCCGTCCTCGCCGCCGTCCTCGTCGGAGACCTCCAGCCGGGTGCCGATGGTCAGCCGCAGGTCGTTGAGGGAGCCCAGCCAGCTGCGGCACTCGTCGGCGGTGAGCCTGAGCACGGCGCCGCCGTCCCCGGTGGGCGAGAGCCGGTCGAGGGTGCGTACGACGGCGAGGGCGTCGTCGCGCTTGCGGGTGCGCAGGTCGTTCTCGGTGAAGCGGCGGAACTCGGCGGACGCGGCGCGCAGTTCGCTGTCGTCGTTGCTGTAGGCCTCGGGGAAGAGCCGGGCCAGGGCGGGGTCGCTGGGCGGTTCGCTGGGGCCCTCGGCGAAGAGCGCGGCGAGCGGGTCCTCGCCCTCGGCGGGTTCGTCACCGGGGCCGATGAGCTCCAGCAGCTGGACGGCGAGGGAGCGCAGGATCGCGATCTCCACCTCGTCGAGCGCGACGGCCGCGCCGCCGCCGGGGGTGGCCTCGAAGTGGCCGGCCATGGGTTCTCTCCGATGGTGGTCGGGCGGGTCGGTGCGGGGGCGGGTCGGTGCGCAGGGGCAGGGACGGGGGCGAGTGCGGGTGCGGCGAGCCGCTAGTTGCGGTCCTGGGTGAGTGTGGCCCACAGCCCGTAGCCGTGCATCGCCTGGACGTCGCGTTCCATCTCCTCGCGGCTTCCGCTGGAGACGACGGCGCGGCCCTTCTGATGGACGTCGAGCATCAGCTTGTGGGCCTTGTCCTTGGAGTAGCCGAAGTAGGCCTGGAACACATAGGTCACATAGCTCATGAGGTTGACCGGGTCGTTGTGGACCAGCGTCACCCAGGGGACGTCGGGCTCGGGGACAACGAGGTTCTCCTCGGCCGATTCGGGACGTTCGATCTCTACGGGGGCGACGCTCACCTACCCCATGCTGCCACCAGGGAGGGGGCATCGCACAAACGGCCCCGGCACCGCGTCGGCTCCGACACCCCCATCTCGTCACTTTGACGAAATAGGGGTAGCATCCCCGGCATGAACTCCGCGGACCTCGGGCGGCGCGTCGGCGTGCCGTCGACAGCGCTCTTCACCGACCAGTACGAGCTCACGATGGTGCAGGCCGCACTGAAGGCCGGCACCGCCGGCAGGCGCTCGGTCTTCGAGGCATTCACCCGCCGGCTGCCCGAGGGGCGGCGCTACGGCGTCGTCGCGGGCATCGGGCGGGTTCTGGACGCGGTCGAGAACTATCACTTCGACGACGCGATGCTCGCCTTCCTGCGGGACCAGAACGTCGTCGACGGGCCG
It contains:
- a CDS encoding DUF2017 domain-containing protein, with product MAGHFEATPGGGAAVALDEVEIAILRSLAVQLLELIGPGDEPAEGEDPLAALFAEGPSEPPSDPALARLFPEAYSNDDSELRAASAEFRRFTENDLRTRKRDDALAVVRTLDRLSPTGDGGAVLRLTADECRSWLGSLNDLRLTIGTRLEVSDEDGGEDGSLYRLPDSDPRKPMVMAYLWLGGLQETLIETLMP
- the clpS gene encoding ATP-dependent Clp protease adapter ClpS yields the protein MSVAPVEIERPESAEENLVVPEPDVPWVTLVHNDPVNLMSYVTYVFQAYFGYSKDKAHKLMLDVHQKGRAVVSSGSREEMERDVQAMHGYGLWATLTQDRN